In Oreochromis niloticus isolate F11D_XX linkage group LG12, O_niloticus_UMD_NMBU, whole genome shotgun sequence, the DNA window AATTCtctgaaattatttttattaaccaTGAAAATAATTTGGCAATCATCCACTTCAGTTGCTTCCTGTGGTATTTCAGATGTATCGTTGTTGCTGAGCTGACGAGTGCATTCATTCGTTTTAGCAGTGACTGGTTCTTGTAAAATGCTTTCCTACTTTATTTGAACACAACACTTGAGCAATTTCTACCTACAAGCCTCGTTCGCCTGTACagcacacattcatacaaaaatattttttcttacactTTTAAGCTTACATTCACACAGTCACCCTCTGACGGTCTTCACTCGCATCGTTATCTTTAAACCTCATGTTGAGGAACAGGCCTGAACTGACCACGAGTCTCTGACAATGGAGGACTGAGTATTcatataacccccccccccaaaaaaactgcATATGGAATACTGCACCTCCTAAAACAGTTATCCATATAGCACAAGATGGCTGACCCACCTCATCTGTGGGGTCGTAGTATTGTTCCAGGTAGGGGTGTGCCAGTGCCTCCTCCACCTCGATCCTCTTGTGAGGGTTAAAGGTCAACATCTTGTCCAGCAGGTCCAGAGCTGTAACACAAAGATGGAGTCAAGTTACTTTAGGTGAttctgaaacaacaacaatatccTTGTCTGTCCACTAGAGGTCCTAGTCTACATCcaacatgttatttttttaaaccatccTTTGACAACAAAGTCTGTCACTCCACCTCTGATCAGCTCTTTACTGGACATGAATTTGCTGGATCTCTTGACCCAACCTTCATCCACTACTTAATACTGTGTGAGAATGAGCGTTTCAGCTTATTGAATTTGCAGAATGGCTCTAATATATGTCTGTGTTAGCCTGTGTCACTgcatgatatcagtttggaaGATGTCATAGTGATACGGTGAATATGTGGTGACTCATTGTGAAGTGCtgtaaacagagaaaaagaTATAAGAGCAGGAACGCGTCATCCACCTGCACTGCTTTTGTGCTCTGAGTAAAGGTTTGGCCACAGTTCTTAGTTGAGTCTTACCAAATCCATCTTTTAGCTTCGTCTCTATGAATTTTACCGCTTCTGAGGACGTTTTTCTTAAGtacatttaaatttacactGTGTAAATGTTATCATCAGTTTCTCTCTGAAACTTCAGGCTGCCTTTAGATGCACGTCAGTGGACTCACATTGTGATTACCAAAGATTTTACTAAAGCTTTTCTCACCATCTTCAAATGGCACTGTGCATTTGTTAGCACAGTTCTTAGAATGATTATACAGATTAAATTTAATTTCAGCAGTGAAGGAGACATAAAATCATTATGCACAGAAAGACCAACTGAATCTGCAAAAACATCAGTGTAGCCACACTAGGCGGCCTGAACTGAGCGTGTTTGAGCCTTAAAGTCTAGATCTTCTGACTAGTGTGATTGCTGTGTGTTGTGCCAGGGCACAGGTCATCAAACCtttaagaagtagacacaacaTGAATGTAATGTGATCTGTATGAGGTGTGCCAAGTGTAGGCAACCATTTTCCACCCTCTCTATAAAATGAAATTCTCTCAGGAAATGTTTAACAGGGTCATTTACTAATCCCCCGATGACCAAATACTGTGGTTATGTTGAGATTCCACCTCTAACCTTTTGGATCAGCGTTGGGAAAGAGACGGTTCCATGGCACTTTGCAGCGCAAAGGCAGTGACAAGAGATAGTTCCTGGCCTTAATGTTGATGATGCAGTTGAGATCCTCCTGTGAGGGAGAACCCAGAATTCCTGGAGGACAAACAGAAAATCATAAAGACAATCAGATTTTGTTCTTCAGGTAATCAGGTAACAATTTGCCGAGCCGCCGCAAAAAGTTCATAGTGAAAGGAAAAATTCTCTGGACAAAAACATTCAGACTGCACAACGAACGGACAGATGGAAGAAGCAATATGTGGTCTAGCACCAAGAGACAAAAAAGTCAGACTTGATAAGGACATATTAGTGGCTACAGTATCTATGGACTGGCACCAGGAAGCTGTTGCTTTTCTTACAGACTAAATAATGCAGCTGAGTCACACCATAACGATATACTGTACTACCAAACAAATACAGaccaaacaaattaacaacaacaaaaaaacaaaatatcagGAAAAACTCTGACAAAGTTCATCGTGGAGGATTCGACTTGGTCAGACCatctccaaaacaaaacaggttcCTAGTATGAGGCAGCGAGTACCAAGGAAAAGGAATCCAAGAGGGAATAACTGGAATAACCAGTAATCGGTGCAGACGTTTACTGATTACATGGTCACTGTTGCTCAAACTGGAGAAAACCTCAACGCTTGCTATGATAGAAAGACGCCAGAACACAAAGCAATGCACTACGCAGCCACAGAGCAGTCACAGTTCCCCAGCTGAACCTCAACCACCACCTGAGCTGAACAATGGAGCAATAGCAGTGACTCAGGTGTGAGCGCTTTGTGTACCCTTGGAAGAGATGGCAGAATCTTGCATAACAGGAAGAAGGTTTGCAAGTAAAATCAATATAATGCAGAGAAATCTTGGATCATGGGACTCATCTAGATGTGCGTTTGACTTATAGACCCATAACCGAACCTAAAGCACTAACATCTCTGATTCGTTTTGGCAGACATCATTTTGCAGGTGGCTCTAATTTTGTGGCATACTGGGGTAAATGTCAGCCTCTGTGGACTTGTGCATCAACACAGCtcatttgaatttttaaaaatggaaagtTCTACATGTTTACTGCATGCAAAGTTTATTGTTACCCAAAATATGGTTAAGCTGATCCAAGTAATGCTTCCCTGGAAAGATTGGCCTGTTGGACAGCATCTCAGCCAGGATGCAACCCACTGACCAGATGTCTATGGACTTGGTGTAGCCCTGAAATCAAGTAGAACAGACATAATCATGACTACAGTAACTAACTTAGTTATACACAGGATTAATATACCATGTGCCTATCAAGTGCTGTAAGTCATTTTAAATTATTCCAACTAGTATTTAGAAATTAAAGTTTAAGACTTGAAATAGAAATACAAAGTTCAAAGATATTTCACATCGCTAACAGGGTCATCGTTTTCCAATCGACACGTTTTTTAAGTTGGGAAAACCTAAAAACACTAAACATATGCCACTGTTACTCTACTCACCTTCGAGTTGAGCATGATCTCAGGAGCTCGGTACCAACGAGTGGCTACGTACTCTGTGAGGAAACCAGTGTGATCGTGGTCGGGATCAGCCACACGAGCCAAACCAAAGTCACAGAtctacaaaacaaagaaaacaaaaaaaaacaacaacaataaaataagaaaggCACAATAAATTGTCACAACATTAGAGGACACAACATAAAAATTAAAGGCTGTAAAACACTGAGAGTCTACACAGCAGATTTGTATTTGTGAATTTTTATGACAACATTAAGTTATTTAATCATGATGAAAATATGTCTGGTGTTAGTTAAACCACCATATGAGGAGGTCTTTCCAGTGACaagaaaaatatctgaatgGGGCCCTTAAGGATAAGTGCCTGAAAACGAGCATTTAAATGAAGCCAGCATCTGCTTGAGACGCTACCTTGAGATCACAGGTGGTATTGAGCAGAAGGTTGGAAGGCTTCAGGTCACGGTGTAGTACGTTGGCAGAGTGGATATACTTGAGCCCTCGGAGGATCTGGTAGAGGAAGTAGCAGATGTGGTCATTGCTCAGGTGTTGAGTCTTCAGGAGCTTGTACAGATCTGTTTCCATGAGATCCTGGACAATATATCTGCACGGTTCCAGGTTAAGGAAAGTCGGCTTTtatactgaaaaaacaaaacaaaacaaaaaaaacacacacacacacacacacgtgtgtattTATATCCTTGCAGGGccatctcattgacataatgctttccctagcctcttaccctaaccatcaaaaatggaTGTGTAACCCTGAcagtaaaaccacattttgagtctcaaaaatatcttcaaactcgtggggaccgggattttggtccccacaagtatagtaaactTCCAATTTTTGGCCCCCACAAAGATGTTAATacccatccacacacacactcacacaagccTGTAGCCAAAACACTTGAGGATTCAAAACAGAGTTTCACAATCTAACGTGTGGCGTCAGAGTGACTACGTACATCATTTACAGACAGTCAATACTCATGACTCACTTATGAGGCCATTATTAGTCAGTGTGGTAAATTTTGGTAAATGTATTCATCATGCTGAAAACTCCTTGACACTTAAGTTCAGTAAAACTATTGATTGTTTTacgtttctttgttttttttgttaaagaaaGACTTGATAAGAGCAAAGGCAGAGGTTCTTGTGTCAAAGATTTAGCCCAGAGAGATGCACAgctgcaaaaatacaaaactaaatgGTCATTTGTTGGGTCTTTTAGGACTTTTAGTCAAGTTTCAAAGTCCCTAGGCATAAGGATTCTGATTGAGCTGATGCTCTTGAGGCAAATATGCAATGAAACTGGTCCAGGTGGACTCCACCTCCCTGATGACTCTTGGTGAAAGAAAGCCAGTGCAATTTATTATTTGTGCTTGTGCTGCCAGGCTGAGCAGCTGGAGGCTTCAGTCACAGATGCAGTGTAAAACTATACACAGTGCCTGCAGGCTTGATAGTTTGCTACCATTTGGCTACAGTGAAAAGCATCTCTGCCAACTGTATGGCGACAGGTGGCTATtatgtaacaaaagacaaataaaaacctCTTGACCACAAACCCTTGATGGTAATACCAATCTGACCAGCAGCTAAAGAAAACCATCAAACACAAGAATGAGACGCTTTACAATCAAACATGCTTCAGTGAGGATACACGTCCTTCATCTGCTCGATGGTCGGTGCACGGATAATGTCGTTGATTCCAATAATGTTCTCGTGCTTGAAGCGCAGAAGGATTTTGATCTCTCTCAGTGTGCGCTGGCAGTAGGTCTGGTGCTCAAAGGGGCTGATCTTCTTGATGGCCACGCGTATCTTGTTCTCCCGGTCGTAGGCAGagctgtatttaaaaaacaaacaaaacaaaaaccccaaaatgagacaaagtttaaaaaatgcaaacctTTTAAATCCATAAAACTCAAATGCCAGATATGTGCAATAATTGCgttaatttaaaattacaattcagaAACACTTATTAAGACAGAAAGGCCGCAGGCGACCGAGACTTTCTCGGTGTGGTGACGGTGCTAACACAGCTAAGAACATGGCCTTTGTGGTGAAAGTGAGTCACACTCTCTCCTCTGTGAATGCCCAGCTGTGCACAAAACTGAGTACAGCCATTATCCAAATGTTGAAAACCATGTTTGCAAGTTGGGATGGTgaatatcaatcaatcaatcaatcaatcaatcaatcaatcaatcaatcaatcaatcaatcaatcaatcaatcaatcagggAAATACAGACCAAGGGTCAGTGAGCTGATGGAGCACGCCTCACCTAGAGGAACTGCTCAGgaccctccctctctcttccatAGCACCTGGAAAcaaggtttttttcccctttaattgCCTTAAGTCAGTGTTTTGTGGAGACTGTGCAGATTGTAGTCAGTGTAATTATTATTAAAGCTATaacccaggggtcggcaacctgcggctccggagccgcatgcagctctttagtccttaaagTGTGGCTCTgcctggtttgggcaaataaattagaagtatttagctgaagtgtattttatttatgttagttcttttttaactcgtagttctaaattggaagattattgtgatattgaaatgtaaaaattaaattatattctgttattttttcatcgctcaaaataagagtcacactcgcggaagccggtgtacccgccgaaacgccgtgcatttatcgagactttcaaccccagataggccaattatggatcttcggatccacattatgtcagcagctgttctccaccgtgaactatgttaaagacaaacaccgttcacgcctcacagacgacagatgacagcttacagtcctgcgtaaactgacttcgtatagccccgatttgcggacgctgtgcgcagaggttcaggagcagaagtcccattgtaaacaaatcacggcagacccgacgatgtttccatgagcacgcttttgagcatctctttattgagcacttttcacacacggttgctgtacgcatacagccggctgtagcttttcagctcacagcccgacatacaccactaacacaacagcacagatagcgcagacgtaaaggcagtgAGGCGTGATTgtgggtgtcgctcaggtgcgtccgcctcccctgcagcggcgctgcaaaccacgccccgccgcacgcattaaccaggtaaaatacatatttaggcagaattctGCAAATatccatttttcatttttcagcagcatagagcttttttccagttattttttaagagtcaggtcaaggctccaacagcccaaaggcgatataaggatGGCGGCTgataacagtttttgtttgctacatggatcattttagttcaggttggtgtctttccttttgttatatttctttaagagttcaaaatgtgttgattacataaatataatttaattttctctgtagcacttcatggatttcataagcagcacaccttagttgttcacacaaaccataaagataaaacacaatatatacagtgttatcttcattttagatgtcaaaaagtatttgcggctcc includes these proteins:
- the mapk1 gene encoding mitogen-activated protein kinase 1, whose amino-acid sequence is MATAAVSAPTGSGPSPGPGTELVRGQAFDVGPRYSNLSYIGEGAYGMVCSAYDRENKIRVAIKKISPFEHQTYCQRTLREIKILLRFKHENIIGINDIIRAPTIEQMKDVYIVQDLMETDLYKLLKTQHLSNDHICYFLYQILRGLKYIHSANVLHRDLKPSNLLLNTTCDLKICDFGLARVADPDHDHTGFLTEYVATRWYRAPEIMLNSKGYTKSIDIWSVGCILAEMLSNRPIFPGKHYLDQLNHILGILGSPSQEDLNCIINIKARNYLLSLPLRCKVPWNRLFPNADPKALDLLDKMLTFNPHKRIEVEEALAHPYLEQYYDPTDEPVAEAPFKFDMELDDLPKETLKELIFQETARFQPSFRS